The Rosa chinensis cultivar Old Blush chromosome 7, RchiOBHm-V2, whole genome shotgun sequence DNA segment AGGGACTGCCTTTGcatggtgagagagagagagaggaggagaagaagtagaGACAGGTGTGAGCTGTGTGACCTGGCCTGTGGGTGTAGATTTTTATCGTTTATATATAGGGgatttctcatttttctttttgtttttgttttcttgtttctaCAACTATTTATCCGTTGGCTCCTTTTTTCCGGTCAATGCTTTTCTTATCCGTTGCTACTTGGTAGCAtggttgccaaaaaaaaaaaaattaaaataattatgaatattTAATACCATGTGATTACCgtccaaaacaagaaaataattcaAGATTTATTACctaattcaaaaaagaaaaagatcttCACCGAGTGTGTTAGAAAAGACGTATTAAACATGAAGATAATATTATTATGTCTCATGTTTAATATAATTACGCATAATTTTGCACCTAATTTATAGTTTTATACAGTTAAAACTTTATGAACATTCTTTAGTGATAAAAACAGTTTAGAAAGTAAACGTGTAGGCATCTAGCTCTTTCTAGCCACGTATGGGACTTCTTCTAGATACTCAATGTCGCAGCGATGGCGATTTTGATCAAGTGATCAAGATTCAACCTCATCTAATaattcattgattttttttccactCGAGATTTTGATTGAGAAGCTATTTATTGGGTTGGAAACACTAGATGTATGTAGAAAATGATGGAGATGATTCAGTTTCATCAATTGATGACCATATGCCACGTTTTGAAGatttttgaactctttttttttttttggttggtaaAAATGATTGATCTCAAACTTTGGAGAGAACATGCACCAACAAGTTACAATTTTTAGATTTCTCTTGGCAAAAGCACTAATATATAGATGTAGATTATCTATTTCTTAATAAGTGGGAAAGATGACCCAATACCGCCAAGTTGTGAGAAATGAGATCTGCCTCTCTAGTATTTGTTGACATCGGTTACTTACAAGACATCGTCTAGGTCTGATAGGGTACCTAAAAAATGTTCTCCAATGATCAAGTCACTTCACACCTCAAATAATTGACTAAAATCAGTAGTCCGCAACCTGATGTTTAATATAATTGCACATAACTTTATAACGAATTTACACAGTTAAAATTTTATGAACATTCTTTATTATTAAAGACGGTTTAGAAAGTATACACGTGGCCCTTTCTAACCATAAAACAATATCGGTCGATTAGCCTACAAAAAAAGGTAGTCGCCGGGGTAACGAGTTTTTGCATAGGCAAGTCTAAGGTTGGGTACTTGTTATTCAATTAAGATTATGAGATTCTCCTTTCTTACACCGAGGGCGAGTTGCAACAGGTCATTTGCTCTTATTTAGAAGCTAATCTCGATTAATCACGTGCCCAAACTCCAAGCCCAATAGACTTTGCTGAGGGAGTGAGGGACCAGCTTCTGTTCTACTCAATCAGTTTGATGCTCATCGTTTTTCATGCCCTCACAATTGATAAGttcattttctttgttatcCATAAACAAATTTAGTTATTTTTCAATATGCAATAGGGTCAAAGAACTTGTAGCGTAAGTCTCATTCAGATATAATTCTCAATCATCTCTCACCGATTGAGCTAATTCTTGTTGTAATTAGATTAATAGCTTGGTCCCACAAGAAAACGAaaggaagcaaaaaaaaaaaaaaaaaaaaacaaaaaggaactCTGTAAAGCATTGGGGCACACGGGGTAAAGCTGAAATTGGGCTTTTGAATGAAGGAACAAATCCAAAGAAGACTTGGAGGACACTCACAGCCCACTTAAGACGACGAACGGACGGCTGAGATGAGACCTTGAGTGTAACATCCGACGTCCTGGATGACGCCTACGGTGTAGTCAGTGTGACCCGAGCGGTGACGCGAACCCCAGAGGAAGATCGAAATTTCTGGCGGCTCTTCCCTCTTAACTTGCCACAAACGAAAACCCAAACCATCGAAATCCACTTTCATTCCTTTTTCCCTTTCCTCACAAACCAAAAACACCAGCGAAAgacacagaagaagaagaagaagaatggtgCTGTGGGAGATCACATTGGGAACCGCCTATTTCTTGGGTCTCAGACGAACCTATAGACTCGCCCTGAGGATGCAGCGCCGCATCATCAGCCCGAAGCACCCCAAGATCCGTCAATTTGCTCACAGGTATTTCATTCGTAATTGAAAAGGGTTTACATTCCGAATTGAAATCGATTACTGTTAATTTCCTCTATAAATGTTTCCATTCAAAATTGGTGGGATTTGAAGAGAGAGTTGGATCACTTTGGATGCAAATCTTATTACATGTTGCAACTCATACTAATGTGCGCGCgcgtttttttatattttataatttAGCTCAGGAGGTGTTTGATTTTGGGTATAGTACGGTTTGTTGGATCTCATTATCTATAGTTTGGGTAATTTTGTGTTATCGAGATGAGATTAGCTGTGATAGGCAGTGAGTTGTGCACATTTAGCTTGTGTATGAACCAAGTGATGGGCTATGACTGCTATCCATGTAATTTGAATTGAACAAAACACTTCCATTTGTTGCTCACGTAGGTACATTCTTCATATTACGCTCATTTGATTCTGTAAGTGGTCATGTAGTAACATGGCATTCATGGACTAGCATAAGCATTTGATTGTTCTGGACAATGTTAGTCGACTACTTTTGTAAAGTTCACTGCTTCTCAGAAGATATTTGACATGTGATACTAATGGCCAAACTACACTTGGTCCTTTGGTTTGATAACAGAGATTATGCCCCCTCCCCCAAAGAAATGCATcgaaatatgttggtttttttttttttttctttcccttggGTTAGATTGTTATGATTTCTTTCTTTGGGATTGATCTTTTGTCAATTTGGGTTTCAATGATTTCATGTACcttgaaaagaagaaaggaagttCACTTAAATTTCCAAAAGTCTATAAAATCTCCAATGATTGAAAGTGTTTTTACCTCAATTGGATTTCAGGACCATGTTCACTGAAGTTTCTTTATTGATGCTTGTTACTTGGCAACATCCAATCATATGGTGCTGAACTATTGATCATTTCATTACTTGTTTGACTGCCataatgattttattttcgtttttgtttttaaaaggcGAACGCGTGCTGTTTTTGACGCCGCGGTGAGTGTTCACAAGAACATACAGCAAAGAGACATAGACTTGGGTCGGAACCTTGGGAACTGGATCCTGCGTTGGCTTGATCGGATGAAACCTTCAGCTAATATTCGAGGTTCGTCTGAACAACTCAAACACTTAAAAAATGGTGCTAGCTCGGGCATGAGCATGACAAAGAAGGTAAACTCATCCCACCTGAAAACTCCAGGGAGCACCCAGATCAGAAATCAGGAATCTGATAGGCATATGTTTTCATCCATGACAAATGCGCTGCCCAAAACCCTCCCTTCGATTTCCATGATGATGAGAGCAAGACAGACTTCTGGGACTATGACCCAGTATAGGAACTTATTCACTAACAGACCTGAAGCATTGAGGTCGGATTACACCCGAGGTGGCTTTGGGGGAATTATACGTAAGGATATAATGCAGTGGATGCAGCAAAATTGATAGCAAAAGATTGTATTCCATTTGTGTTCTAGAGCCAAACAATCTTGGGATTGAATTACAGGAGCAGATAGGTTTTGAGGATGTGTTTGGATGTAATACAGTTCCTCTGAAGCTTTTCAAAATCCGCTTCaagatatttttgtttttgttgcatttgtttctttttgggaAGTTGTTGTTGCCTGTGACATCAGATaattttgtaattaaataaaTGGGAGGATCGAAGTCTGATTGTTACTGTGTAGTTTCTAGTCACTTATCGCAACCGTTGGTTCATTTCACGGTTGGAGCTTTGTGCACGAATATCACATGTTCTTCTGAGCTGAAGTACCTAAAAGTCGAAGTGAGATGTAGTGTTTTACAAATTCCACTATGGTTGTCCAAGTATGAGACATTGGTACGTTTTGCAGTTACTGAAGCGATAATTGTAGTTTTTGATTCTCTACAGTTTTCTATGCTTGGCCGTGTTGCCTTATGCTTGTCTGGATTTCGAGTTATTTGCTGTTCAGTCGACCCTTGGAAGATAATGTTAGGGAATTACAAGATTAACTTTAGGTTAAATTTGTGTCTAATCCTCATGTTATTGCAGTTGTAATAGTTGTATGAAGAAGAAACCAACACatgtggtcgagttggtaagagcctcaaAGTGTGGAACCTCCACACTCGGGTTTGAATTCCGTCGACGTTGATTGGAGTTAAATTCTAatttattcttggtggccaagagggaggaagcgttctgatAGAATCTCCTGCATGGATTAATCTCTGGACTTAGGAAGCCTTTAAGGGACCGAGTGATCtcgatgaaaaaaaaataaaaaattctatGAAGAAGTTCATCTTGATCAGCTGTATATATAATATAGggcaaatttcattttacctccctgATCTTTAGACCCTAAATCATTTGTGCCCTTGTACTTTTAATTTCACCACAGGTGCCAATGTACTTACtaatttcaatcaatcttgtACCCTTGGCTTTTTTGCCATGGCCAACTGTTATTatgtgatatat contains these protein-coding regions:
- the LOC112180408 gene encoding uncharacterized protein LOC112180408, which codes for MVLWEITLGTAYFLGLRRTYRLALRMQRRIISPKHPKIRQFAHRRTRAVFDAAVSVHKNIQQRDIDLGRNLGNWILRWLDRMKPSANIRGSSEQLKHLKNGASSGMSMTKKVNSSHLKTPGSTQIRNQESDRHMFSSMTNALPKTLPSISMMMRARQTSGTMTQYRNLFTNRPEALRSDYTRGGFGGIIRKDIMQWMQQN